From a single Equus asinus isolate D_3611 breed Donkey chromosome 2, EquAss-T2T_v2, whole genome shotgun sequence genomic region:
- the EAPP gene encoding E2F-associated phosphoprotein: MNRLQDDYDPYAVEEPSDEEPALSSSEDEVDVLLHGTPDQKRKLIRECLTGESESSSEDEFEKEMEAELNSTIKTMEDKLSSLETGSSLGNGKVGAVPTKYYDDIYFDSDSEDEDKAAQVTKKKKKKRHRIPTNDELLYDPEKDNRDQAWVDAQRRGYHGFGMQRPRQQQQPVPNSDAVLNCPACMTTLCLDCQRHESYKTQYRAMFVMNCSVNKEEVLRYKTPENRKKRRGHKKMRTNREDAAEQAETEVEEIYHPVVCTECATEVAVYDKDEVFHFFNVLASHS; encoded by the exons ATGAATCGGCTCCAAGATGACTATGACCCCTACGCAGTTGAAGAACCTAGCGACGAGGAGCCGGCTTTGAGCAG TTCTGAAGATGAAGTGGATGTGCTTTTACATGGAACTCCTGACCAGAAGCGAAAACTCATCAGAGAGTGCCTTACTGGAGAAAGTGAATCGTCTAGTGAAgatgaatttgaaaaagaaatggaggCTGAATTAAATTCCACCATAAAAACAATGGAGGACAAGCTGTCCTCTCTGGAAACAG GGTCTTCCTTGGGAAATGGGAAAGTTGGAGCAGTTCCCACAAAGTACTATGATGATATATATTTTGATTCTGATTCTGAGGATGAAGACAAAGCAG cACAGGtgaccaagaagaaaaagaagaaacgaCACAGGATTCCAACAAATGATGAATTGCTATATGATCCTGAGAAGGATAACAGAGATCAGGCCTGGGTTGATGCACAGAGAAGAGG cTACCATGGTTTTGGAATGCAGAGGCCTCGTCAACAACAGCAGCCTGTTCCAAATAGTGATGCTGTCTTGAATTGCCCTGCCTGCATGACTACACTGTGTCTTGATTGTCAAAG aCATGAATCGTACAAAACTCAATATAGAGCAATGTTTGTGATGAATTGTTCTGTCAACAAAGAGGAGGTTCTAAGATACAAAACcccagagaacaggaagaagaggcGAGGCCATAAGAAGATGAGGACCAACCGTGAAGATGCTGCAGAGCAGGCAGAGACGGAAGTGGAGGAAATCTATCACCCAGTCGTGTGCACCGAGTGTGCCACTGAAGTGGCAGTCTACGACAAAGATGAAGTCTTTCATTTTTTCAACGTTTTAGCAAGTCATTCCTAA